One Pseudoalteromonas rubra genomic window, GTTAATAATGCTTTTGGTCGCCCGGGTATTACTCTGTAACAGCTGATTCATATCCGCTTCACTGAAACGACCAAATGCATTGCTATTTAGCGCGGAGAAATCGTAATTCTCTATAGCCGGATCGAGTTTATTAGGCGGTGTAAGATAGCCATGCTTGATCATATAACGCAGCGGTAATTCATAAATACAACGATGGAAAGGGCTATTTTCACTACCTCGTACAAAGCCATGGTAGTGACTACGATACACCCAGCCACTACCAAGCCTGTATGGCGTTGCTGTCAGCCCCAATAACTTTAAAGCAGGATTAAATTGTCGCAGGCGTTCAATAACCATCATATATTGACTGTCATCCTCACCGCTGACACGGTGGCACTCATCAATAATCAGCAGAGAATAAAAGCTATCTATCGCTTCTAAATTCCGGGCCAGTGACTGAACACTCGCAAACGTTACCTGATGAAGCATTTCCTTTTGCTTTAACCCTGCCGAGTAAATACTCGCGTTTAAACCATAACTTTGGTATTTCTGGGCATTTTGCTCAACCAGCTCTTTTACATGTGTCATCACCAGAATTTTGTGTTTCGCGAGTCGTGCTAACTGGGCAATGACCAGGCTTTTACCAGCACCGGTTGGCAACACAATAACAGCGCTATCATCGGACTTTTTAAAATGTGTGATGGTATTAGCGACCGCTTCTTCTTGATAAGGTCTGAGCGTGTAAATAGGGACACCTGAGAATATTAACGAGTTAAGATAAAGATGGAATAAGGCAGGATATAGAAAGTGAACCGATTAGTTGTCCACTTAAAAGGCAAGCCAGTCACCTATGAAATACCGTAACTGGCCTTAGAAACGCACAATTAGATTTTATGCTCTTCTAAATTAACATCAACAAACGCCTTTGGTGTTTTACCGCGACCAGTCCATTCAAATACCTCACCATCTTTTTCAATTCGGTATTTTGGGCGTACCTTACTACGCTTATCAGTCGCACTTTCCGAAGCAAAATCTTCTAAAGACAATCCTTTTTCTTTAATCAGTGCCAAAACTTCTTTTTTGGCTTCTTCCTGTTTTGCCTGCTCATCAATAGCAGCTTGGATCAGCTCCAGCGCTTTATTCAAATCACTGTAACTTGCAGTCTTTATAAAAGATCTTATTTCACGCATTTGATTACTCTCGTAGATTGTTGAATTTACAATTTTCTAAGTTAATTAAGCTCGATATATAGAGAGTATATTATATTTATCTCATTTCAAATTAAAAGTGATTAAATTTATAATGCCTATTGATAATTACTCAATATTAGTCACGACATTAAGACATTTTCCACTCTTAGGGACAGCGATAAAGTCGCATACCGAACTAGCGCATCCACACTTTCACTTCTGCCAGGCCATTCGACTGCAGCAATTGTAGCTGCGATTCCACATTCTGGCTTTGTTCGAACTCAAAGGCATCCAGTTGTTCGTCAAAAGTTATGGTCGCGGCGCCATCACCACCGCGTTGTTTTACTTCATGCAATGCGATATCAGCAAGGTTAACCGAGGCCTCCCAGCCTATCACCTGCCCTCCCAGCAAAGGCAGTGGATAGAAGGACCAGCCTACAGAGACACTCAGGTTCAATGACTTGCCATTGGGTAGCTTAAAGTCAAATTGGGCAATTGCTTTACATAACTCACTAACATATCGTTCAACTTCGGAGCATTTAAAGTCCCGTAAAAGCAGCAAAAACTCATCGCCACTCCAACGCGCCACATAATCTGAACCCTGAGTACGGGTATTAAGCAAGGTCGCAAGCTGCTGCAAACAGCTATCTCCACCAATTGGGCCATAAGCATCATTGATTTTACTGAAACTATCGATATTCAGGATCATCAGCACCAGACTCTTATCCTGCTGACGCAATGACTGTGCGTTACGCTGATAGTGTTCAATATCTTTGGGAAGCTGGTCAAATAAGAAGCGGCGACTCCGAAGCCCCGTCAACTCATCTGAGTGGCTGACCAGCTTCAGTTGCGTATTTACCTGATTCAGTTTGTCGTTGGCTTTTCTCAGCTCGGTTGTACGCTCCGCAACCAGCGCTTCCAGTGCGGCCTGTTTACGTCGCTCCTGAGTGCGAAACACCCAGAACACCAGATAGAATAAAAACATGAAGCCACAGGTGATTATCAAACGGAAAAACACCGTTTCATCAAACCGCTGGGGTAATTGCAGATTCAGTGACAGATTATGTGCCTGTTGCCAGTCCTGACCACGTCGCTTCACCTGTAGTAAGAAAGTGAAATCGCCCGGCGGCAAGTTTGTATATATGGCTTCCCGGCGAGACTGTGCATCGCGCCACTGGGCATCGTGCCCGTCCAGTTTATAGCGGAATTCTATACTTTGCGGTGCATAAAAATCGATAGCCGTGTAGCGAATCGTCAAATCTCGCTCGCTGGTGTCGAGTTCAACTGGCCCCTCAAGTCTGTCTGGTGTCAGGTTTCGGTATGCCGTAGAGATACTCTCAAATTTAGGTGCCAGTTCAGCAGCACTAAATAGTTGCACCTTTTTCGGGATCCGCACTATGCCTTGCAGGCTGGGATAGAGAAGATAATCATCCTGCTCAACCACAGCATCATGCCCCAGTCCGGTACAACATTGACTCGGCACCCCATCCAGTTGCCTGTCAAAGGGATTGATAACCTGTTCAACCTGCAGATTCTGTACAGGTTCACTAAACTGTGCCACCGGCATCCGATATACACCTTTCATGGTACTCACCCAAACGAGTTCCTGGGTTTTATCGAAATGCAATGACAAAATCGGGCCATAAGGTAGCCCGTGTGAGGCATCCAGCTGATGCCAGTCTCCATCCTGGCTTCGATAATAAAGGCCATCATAAAAGGTCCCCACCAGAGTGGCACTACCTTCAACGTGCAAGATACTGGTGACATAAGCAGACTCAAGGGACGTCTGCCCGCCTATCTTCTCGATGCCGCGTTCATTATATTTATAGGCCCCTTTATCGGTGCCAATAAAACCAAAGCGAGGGAAGTCGACGACATAGGTAATAAACTGGCTACCAAGAAAGGCATTATAAGTGAAGGGTGTCAGTCCACTGTAATCGAGCCGATATAGACCACGCCCGGTACCCAGCCATAATCCACCTTGATTGGAGGGGGTCAGCGTAAAGACCTGAGTCTGACGAAATTCTCGATTAGGGATAGCCAGCAATTTATCGTCTTCATAAATCACCACACCCCGACCGGTACCCAGAAACAAACGTTCGCCAATAAACTCCATATCATGGATCTCAACCCCTTTGAGCTGCTCTGAACTGATCACGGGTTCAAAATTATCGTTGCCGTCCAATCGGCCAACCCCTTCACGGGTTGCTACCCAAACGTTCCCCTGCAGGTCTTGCGTAATCGCAGAAACGGCCTGCTCTCGTTGCGTCCCGACAGCAAAACGCTCTACTCTGCCAGCATGTGCCAGCCACAAGCCTTCATTGATACTGGCCATCCACACATTTGAGTCGTTGTCGATGAAGATATCGGTAAACCATATCCCCTGATCCAGCTGTGCCAGTTCGACATATTGCCACTGACCACCACTTTCTTTGTACAGCAGCCGTCCATATGTGGAAACCCACATACCGCCTTGCTGATCGCTTAGAAACTTATAGGTCGCGTTATTGCCAATCTCATCATAGCGCCGTAACACCTCATCGAAATCAAGAAAATAAGCACCTAACTGAGAAGCCAGGAAAAGCTTACCGTCTATCCAGGCAAGGTCATGGATATTGGTCTGCGCTAACTGCCGGGGTAATGAAACTTTGCTCGACAGCTCAAGCCGCATATCATTGGAGCCCATAGATTGCGATTCGCTGATCCGCAGTAAATGGCGCTCATTGATCAGCCAAATCCCCTGCGGTGAAGACGTCATTTTAGTTACGGAGCCAACGATTTGGCTGATATGCGTTAGGGAGAGTTTTTTGTTGTCGAGGTTATTTTCAGCCAAAGTAAGGCGCTTGGCCGACACATAGTATAAGCCATTTGCAGCGACCCAGATATTGCCATTATGATCTTCGAGAATATCTCTGACTTCGCCCTGGACTTCAAAACGCTCTGCGGCAAGCGTCTGTGGATTTAAACGGGTCACACCCCGGCGGGTACCTATCCACAACATACCAAATCGGTCTACGAAAATCTTATTGACCGCATTGCTGTCAAGAAACGTGCTGTTTTGGGTCGTATAATTGCTAAACTGCAAGCCATCAAAGCGACTTAAGCCGAACTGTGTCCCCAGCCAGATATAACCCTGCTGATCCTGTACAACGCTTTTTATACTTTGCGACGGCAGCCCGTTTTGCATACTCCACTGTTTAACAACATAATCATTAATTGCCGCATTCACACCGGTGGTGAATATGCACAGCAACAGTAGAAGTATAAATCGCATAGGCTCCCTCTTCGTACCCGTAAAAAAATTAGCCGCCCAGGACCCCTGTTTTAAACAAAGCTTGCAGACAAATCAATGAAAATATCCCGGCAAGTAGGTCATCCGCCATGATCCCAAAGCCACCATGGAGTTTTCTGTCCAATAATCTGATGGGACCAGGCTTTGCGATATCAAAAAAGCGAAACAACAAGAAGCCAACCAACAAAGACTGCCAGCTAATTGCTGCCCCCACCATGGTAATATAAAATCCGGCAACTTCATCCCATACAATGGCAGGGTGGTCATGTACTCCGACATCACGAGCGGTTTTACCACAAATCCAAAAGCCAGCGAGGCTGATAACAACTGCCAGAGCTACTTGTAACCACAAGGGCTGTCCCATTGTCAGCAAAATAAATGGCAATGCTGCCAGGGTACCAAAAGTACCCGGCGCTTTGGGCGCCAGTCCTAAACCGAACCCCAAAGCTAAAAAGTGGTGCGGGCGTTTGAGGTTGAATGATAACGGCTTATTCAAACCTGCTCCTAATTAAAAATGTTGATAACCACTGCGTGGCAAAGGGCACTTTTCGCCCGCATTGAACAGCTCAAGCTTACCCGCTGAAGCCGTGACCTGACCGATACAAACAGGCTCAACGCCATACTGGCGCAGCCTTGCTTCGACAGCCCCTTTGTTGCTGTCGTTGACGGTAAATAACAACTCGTAGTCATCGCCATAAGCCAGACTTAGCTCACGCCGCAAAGATTCAGGTTGCAATTGTTTCATAATTGGTGACACGGGCACATCTTCGATATTAATAATGGCCCCGACTGCGGATTTATTCAGGATGTGCTGTAAGTCAGCCAGTAAGCCATCTGAAATATCGATACAGGCTGTTGCCATACCACGTAAAACCTGCCCTGCCGCAACTCTGGGAGTTGGGAAATGCAACTTTTCTTCAAGCCGCTTTACTTGCTTGTCGCCAAGCACAAGCTGACGTTTACGTGCTTCAATAGCCAGCGCAGCATCGCCCAGTTCTCCAGTCACGTAGATCCAGTCACCCACTTTAGCACCAGAACGTGTCAGCGCTTTATCATTGGGAATAATCCCTTTGGCACAAATGGTAATGGTTAGCGGACCCTGTGTCGTATCACCGCCAATCAGCTGAACATTATAGTATTCAGCAATTTCATGCATCCCTTCAGTAAACGCTTCCAGCCAGTCCATATCAACCTTAGGTAAGGTCAGTCCAATGGAGATCCAGGTTGGCTCTGCGCCCATGGCAGCTAAATCACTGAGGTTAACAGCCAATGCACGATGGCCAAGTGCTCTGGGTGGAATGTCTTCGAAAAAGTGGACACCGGCAACCAGGGTGTCTGTCGTAATGGCAAGTTGGTGCTTTTCAGGAACCGTCACTATGGCACAATCATCACCAATGCCAACCTTTACATCACGGCGCGCAATACCACGTCCCTTGAAGTAATGATTGATTAATTCAAATTCCTTCATACAATAAAAAAGCCGGCCTATGCCGGCTCTCCTCACGGTCTCGATTACTTGCGGATTATCTTAACCGCTTTGTCCAGTACGCCGTTGACAAATTTGTGACTGTCTTCGGCACCAAACATTTTCGCCAGCTCAATCCCTTCGTTAATGGCGACTTTATAAGGGACGTCTTCGCGGAATTTTAACTCGTAAATGCTGACGCGTAATACGGCTTTTTCAACCATATCCAGGTCATCAAATGGACGAGATAAATGCGGCGTCATCAATTCATCTAGCTGCTTGCAGTTCACTGCAACACCACGAGCCAGATCCTTGAAGTACTCTACATCAACCTTTGAAACGTCGTTTTCGATCAGCATTTGCTGCTCGATATCAGCAATGGGGTTGCCACTTAGCTGCCAAGAATATACTGCCTGAAGGGCAAGGACACGCGCCTTACGTCTAGCTGCTGGTTTCACTGAGATTCCTCTTAAATTTGCTCTAGCACGTTCACCATTTCTAGTGCACCAAGTGCGGCTTCGCCACCCTTATTGCCCATTTTGGTTCCCGCACGTTCGATGGCCTGCTCAATACTTTCGGTGGTTAACACACCAAAGGCAACCGGGATATCGTAGTCCAGAGACACGCTCGCCAGGCCTTTGTTAGACTCATTTGCAACCAAGTCGAAATGAGGCGTACCACCACGGATGATGACACCTAATGCAATGATGGCATCGTGTTCTTTCTTCATTGCAACACGTTTTGCCGCCAAAGGTAATTCTACCGCACCCGGTACATACACAACTGTGATGTCTTCATCCTTTACGCCACCTGTGCGCTTTAACTCATCAACCGCGCCTTCTAACAGACTGCTGCCGATAAAGTCGTTGAAACGGGAGATGACAATGGCAAATTTTTTGCCTGGTGCGTATTTATTACCTTCGATGATTTTCATTAGATGATTCCTAATCTAGTATAAGCAATTGCCAAATTGAGGCGCATAATAGCATAGAAAAAGACGAAACGCCTACAGGGAAATCCCAACCGGCGCTCGTTATGCTATTCGTAAATTATTGAGGTTCGACGTAATCGACGACTTCTAAGTGGAAACCTGACAGGGCGTGATATTTTTTCGGTAAGCTCATCAGGCGCATTTTGCTGATCCCCAGATCAGCGAGAATTTGTGAGCCAACACCAACGGTTCTGGAAGTGCCCTGGAATTTGCGATAGTTTGGCTTCTCTCCGGCGTCTTCTGCTGCAAATGCCTTGACCAGCTGTTCCAAATCTTCGGTTTTCTCTTGTTTGCCCAGGATAACTAACACACCTTCATTATCGGCGATGTATTTCATCGCTCCATGCAAGGTCCAGCTACGATCAGCACTGCGATCAGAAAGCAGCGTATCATTGAATGTACTCTGTAAATGAACCCGAACTAATGTTGCCTCATCTACACTGACTTCGCCTTTAAGCAACGC contains:
- a CDS encoding H-NS histone family protein, giving the protein MREIRSFIKTASYSDLNKALELIQAAIDEQAKQEEAKKEVLALIKEKGLSLEDFASESATDKRSKVRPKYRIEKDGEVFEWTGRGKTPKAFVDVNLEEHKI
- a CDS encoding ligand-binding sensor domain-containing diguanylate cyclase, which translates into the protein MRFILLLLLCIFTTGVNAAINDYVVKQWSMQNGLPSQSIKSVVQDQQGYIWLGTQFGLSRFDGLQFSNYTTQNSTFLDSNAVNKIFVDRFGMLWIGTRRGVTRLNPQTLAAERFEVQGEVRDILEDHNGNIWVAANGLYYVSAKRLTLAENNLDNKKLSLTHISQIVGSVTKMTSSPQGIWLINERHLLRISESQSMGSNDMRLELSSKVSLPRQLAQTNIHDLAWIDGKLFLASQLGAYFLDFDEVLRRYDEIGNNATYKFLSDQQGGMWVSTYGRLLYKESGGQWQYVELAQLDQGIWFTDIFIDNDSNVWMASINEGLWLAHAGRVERFAVGTQREQAVSAITQDLQGNVWVATREGVGRLDGNDNFEPVISSEQLKGVEIHDMEFIGERLFLGTGRGVVIYEDDKLLAIPNREFRQTQVFTLTPSNQGGLWLGTGRGLYRLDYSGLTPFTYNAFLGSQFITYVVDFPRFGFIGTDKGAYKYNERGIEKIGGQTSLESAYVTSILHVEGSATLVGTFYDGLYYRSQDGDWHQLDASHGLPYGPILSLHFDKTQELVWVSTMKGVYRMPVAQFSEPVQNLQVEQVINPFDRQLDGVPSQCCTGLGHDAVVEQDDYLLYPSLQGIVRIPKKVQLFSAAELAPKFESISTAYRNLTPDRLEGPVELDTSERDLTIRYTAIDFYAPQSIEFRYKLDGHDAQWRDAQSRREAIYTNLPPGDFTFLLQVKRRGQDWQQAHNLSLNLQLPQRFDETVFFRLIITCGFMFLFYLVFWVFRTQERRKQAALEALVAERTTELRKANDKLNQVNTQLKLVSHSDELTGLRSRRFLFDQLPKDIEHYQRNAQSLRQQDKSLVLMILNIDSFSKINDAYGPIGGDSCLQQLATLLNTRTQGSDYVARWSGDEFLLLLRDFKCSEVERYVSELCKAIAQFDFKLPNGKSLNLSVSVGWSFYPLPLLGGQVIGWEASVNLADIALHEVKQRGGDGAATITFDEQLDAFEFEQSQNVESQLQLLQSNGLAEVKVWMR
- a CDS encoding phosphatidylglycerophosphatase A family protein codes for the protein MNKPLSFNLKRPHHFLALGFGLGLAPKAPGTFGTLAALPFILLTMGQPLWLQVALAVVISLAGFWICGKTARDVGVHDHPAIVWDEVAGFYITMVGAAISWQSLLVGFLLFRFFDIAKPGPIRLLDRKLHGGFGIMADDLLAGIFSLICLQALFKTGVLGG
- the thiL gene encoding thiamine-phosphate kinase yields the protein MKEFELINHYFKGRGIARRDVKVGIGDDCAIVTVPEKHQLAITTDTLVAGVHFFEDIPPRALGHRALAVNLSDLAAMGAEPTWISIGLTLPKVDMDWLEAFTEGMHEIAEYYNVQLIGGDTTQGPLTITICAKGIIPNDKALTRSGAKVGDWIYVTGELGDAALAIEARKRQLVLGDKQVKRLEEKLHFPTPRVAAGQVLRGMATACIDISDGLLADLQHILNKSAVGAIINIEDVPVSPIMKQLQPESLRRELSLAYGDDYELLFTVNDSNKGAVEARLRQYGVEPVCIGQVTASAGKLELFNAGEKCPLPRSGYQHF
- the nusB gene encoding transcription antitermination factor NusB gives rise to the protein MKPAARRKARVLALQAVYSWQLSGNPIADIEQQMLIENDVSKVDVEYFKDLARGVAVNCKQLDELMTPHLSRPFDDLDMVEKAVLRVSIYELKFREDVPYKVAINEGIELAKMFGAEDSHKFVNGVLDKAVKIIRK
- the ribH gene encoding 6,7-dimethyl-8-ribityllumazine synthase codes for the protein MKIIEGNKYAPGKKFAIVISRFNDFIGSSLLEGAVDELKRTGGVKDEDITVVYVPGAVELPLAAKRVAMKKEHDAIIALGVIIRGGTPHFDLVANESNKGLASVSLDYDIPVAFGVLTTESIEQAIERAGTKMGNKGGEAALGALEMVNVLEQI